One stretch of Anas acuta chromosome W, bAnaAcu1.1, whole genome shotgun sequence DNA includes these proteins:
- the SKOR2 gene encoding LOW QUALITY PROTEIN: SKI family transcriptional corepressor 2 (The sequence of the model RefSeq protein was modified relative to this genomic sequence to represent the inferred CDS: inserted 3 bases in 2 codons; deleted 1 base in 1 codon; substituted 1 base at 1 genomic stop codon): MAMSPLPGPTDILLSSPSSAYPPDPMSQPRASHATMKPNQVGQVILYSIPIVSLVIDGQERLCLAQISNTLLKNFSYNEIHNRRVALGITCVQCTPVQLEILRQAGAMPISSRRCGMITKWEAERLCKSFLGENCPPKLPDNFAFNVSHKCAWGCWGSFIPARYNSSRAKCIKCSYCNMYFSPNKFIFHSHRTPDAKYTQPDAANFNSWCRHLKLTNKSPQDELVFAWEDVKAMFNGGSRKRALPPVPLAPATTAXHLLGSVKAAAAVVGGGLLSPHLLAAPPDLHQKRPRFEEDDELQEVVAVHGGKSPRNYPVIPVPSKGSFGGVLHKFPACGGLFPHPYGFPVAAFGLYHKKEEGVGSGGAETLGGGHKAGEGASGGGLSGLFWPGRKDATFYPPFCMFWPPRTPAGLPVPTYLQPPPQPPGALGCSLGGGAGLLHQAFLDLSEPGGEPGAPGLAATPAXPPLPPQATAAVRDPLFESAPGGGGGVEPASPAASEGGSRGGGRVPSHIPHLLEAAGGDRKSGGGGSGYHHSSAFRPVGGKEDSESLAKLHGGGPHRPASSLQFLLPPPEEGGCDRHLNPPSPPLHHLLSPGGTSCSFASEGSSEEKEAKEVDVEGHKPPKEEEDREEEEEADHLVASSHFLLTWGPLEKGGQDRPTAAIPFTRLPIEEKLGEGQVPPQLPPRHPKAGSGSSSPAHHPVAEEQLSYKDNQKSKESNQVILPTKEDNFSDKNKEHNFFITDSEPSGGDFXRDIAGEHTQETNSHHSLKKDVENMGKEGLNKFEQIDLQRRLEQEFQALKGNASFPVFSKTFICGFGVIHGLLLDC, encoded by the exons ATGGCGATGAgcccgctgcccggccccacggACATCCTGCTATCGTCGCCATCCAGCGCGTACCCACCGGACCCCATGAGCCAGCCGCGGGCCAGCCATGCCACCATGAAGCCCAACCAGGTGGGGCAGGTGATCCTCTACAGCATCCCCATCGTGTCCCTGGTGATCGACGGGCAGGAGCGGCTGTGCCTGGCACAGATCTCCAACACGCTGCTCAAGAACTTCAGCTACAATGAGATTCACAACCGGCGGGTGGCCTTGGGTATCACCTGTGTGCAGTGCACGCCGGTGCAGCTGGAGATCCTGCGGCAGGCTGGGGCCATGCCCATCTCCTCTCGCCGCTGTGGCATGATAACCAAGTGGGAGGCTGAGCGGCTCTGCAAGTCCTTCCTGGGGGAGAACTGTCCGCCCAAACTGCCAGACAACTTTGCCTTCAATGTGTCGCACAAGTGTgcatggggctgctggggcagcttCATCCCGGCCCGCTACAACAGCTCCCGCGCCAAGTGCATCAAATGCAGCTACTGCAACATGTACTTCTCCCCCAACAAGTTCATCTTCCACTCGCACCGCACCCCTGACGCCAAGTACACGCAGCCTGATGCCGCCAACTTCAACTCGTGGTGCCGTCACCTCAAGCTCACCAACAAGAGCCCCCAGGACGAGCTGGTCTTCGCCTGGGAGGACGTCAAAGCCATGTTCAACGGCGGCAGCCGCAAGCGGGCCCTACCACCCGTCCCCCTGgcccctgccaccaccg gccACCTGCTGGGCTCGGTGAAGGCGGCGGCCGCCGTGGTGGGCGGGGGGCTGCTGAGTCCCCACCTGCTGGCGGCACCGCCGGACCTGCACCAGAAGCGGCCCCGCTTCGAGGAGGACGAcgagctgcaggaggtggtggcggtGCACGGCGGCAAGAGCCCGCGGAACTACCCGGTCATCCCGGTGCCCAGCAAGGGCTCCTTCGGCGGTGTGCTGCACAAGTTCCCCGCCTGCGGGGGGCTCTTCCCGCACCCCTACGGCTTCCCCGTCGCTGCCTTCGGGCTGTACCACAAGAAGGAGGAGGGCGTTgggagcggcggggccgagACCCTTGGCGGGGGGCACAAGGCCGGCGAGGGGGCGTCAGGCGGGGGGCTCTCGGGGCTCTTCTGGCCCGGCAGGAAGGACGCCACCTTCTACCCACCCTTCTGCATGTTCTGGCCGCCCCGCACTCCCGCCGGCCTGCCGGTGCCCACCTACCTGCAGCCGCCGCCCCAGCCCCCCGGCGCTTTGGGCTGCTCGCtgggcggcggcgccgggctGCTCCACCAGGCCTTTCTGGACCTCTCGGAGCCCGGCGGCGAGCCgggagccccggggctggcCGCGACCCCCGC TCCGCCGCTCCCCCCCCAAGCCACCGCCGCGGTGCGGGACCCGCTCTTCGAGTCGGCCCctggcggaggcggcggcgtgGAGCCGGCCTCGCCCGCAGCCTCGgaagggggcagcagggggggcGGCCGGGTCCCCTCGCACATCCCGCACCTGCTGGAAGCCGCTGGGGGTGACCGCAAGTCGGGTGGTGGCGGCAGTGGCTACCACCACTCCAGCGCTTTCCGCCCGGTGGGCGGCAAGGAGGACTCGGAGAGCCTGGCCAAGCTGCACGGCGGCGGCCCGCATCGCCCCGCCTCGTCGCTGCAGTTCCTGCTGCCGCCCCCCGAGGAGGGGGGCTGCGACCGGCACCTGAACCCTCCGTCGCCACCCCTGCACCACCTCCTCTCCCCCGgaggcaccagctgcagcttcGCCAGCGAGGGCAGCAGCGAGGAGAAGGAGGCCAAGGAAGTGGACGTCGAGGGGCACAAGCCCCCCAAGGAAGAAGAGgacagagaggaggaggaggaagctgaTCACCTGGTGGCCTCCAGTCACTTCTTGCTCACCTGGGGTCCACTGGAGAAGGGTGGCCAGGATCGCCCCACTGCTGCTATCCCCTTCACCCGGCTGCCCATCGAGGAAAAGCTGGGCGAAGGCCAGGTCCCACCACAGCTGCCTCCCAGGCACCCCAAGgctggcagtggcagcagcagcccagcacaccACCCCgttgct gaggagcagctctcCTACAAAGAT aaTCAGAAAAGCAAGGAGAGCAATCAAGTCATCTTGCCCACAAAAGAGGATAACTTCTCAG ATAAGAACAAGGAGCATAATTTTTTCATCACAGATTCAGAGCCTTCAGGAGGAGACTTCTAGAGAGATATAGCAG gtgaacACACACAAGAAACCAATTCACATCATTCACTGAAGAAGGATGTAGAAAACATGGggaaag AAGGTTTGAACAAATTTGAACAAATTGACTTACAGAGGAGGCTAGAACAGGAATTCCAGGCGTTGAAAGGAAATGCATCATTCCCTGTCTTCAGTAAGACATTTATCTGTGGTTTTGGTGTTATTCATGGGTTGTTGTTGGACTGTTAA